TATTTCAGTGAACCTGGAACACATCAGCTCAAAGAGATGAGTCCTTTCTGTCTGACTTGACTCATGGTAACGGGTTAGTGTGAAAACAGAGCTTTCAGTGCCACATACAAGAAACAGCGTGTGAGCTTTGACTTTCTGACACTTTGCAGCAGTTTGATTTGACGGAAGCAAGAATCTCATGTACCCATTTATACACCAGTCAACCGGTTAACTTACCCAGCATGCACCCGATGGCCGTTGTGTCATAGTTTACTTGAGTCAGATGGAAAACATTACATATTATTAATTTCAAAAATATGTAAATCCAATAATCTTAATTCCTACtccacaaaaaatatatatttcctCACTGTATCATTGTCACATAGTGTAATGTTTAAGTAatgtttaagtaaaaaaaaaaaaaaaagcaccaaaacAGGTGCAACTCTAGACAACTCTAGAATAAAATAcgttttctatttatttttcctcatttcctcatgAAATATTTGAACCTTCACAAATATTGAGGTCTCTACCAGAATAGTTTCCAGCCTTAATCTCAGATCCAATCAACGGTCCCTCTCTCACAGTCACAATGGGATTGAGGATCTGACAGCACATATGACGAAGGGAGTGGCATCGGTCCTCGCTTATATCGCTTACACTTAACAGGAGAAACTGACACTTTCCCTCAAGTGTCTCTGTTGTTGGAAAGAAACtctcccagaaaaaaaaaaaaacatcgtgTACATTTCAACTCCCACATGTCTGAAGCGGAGGATCTTCCTccgttcctcctccagcttctctcttcctcttccttcttcttcctcctcatgcCACAGAGCACTCCTGCCGTTCCTCCCGATTCACCAGACATCCTCTTTCCCCTGCTGTCACATTTGGTACAGATGGTTAGGCTCTATGGAGCGGCCTGTCACTCTCCATTTGGCCGCCCCCGCGTGACGCCGGGCCCGATGTCTCGTGAAGGGCCCCCGACTTTCCCGGGACACACGGACGCTGACATTTCTCAAAGGGGCTCGTGTGTGCGCATCCCACCCAGCCGAGGGGAGGGATGTGAAGGACCGGGAGTCGACCCAAAGCCCGCAACGGGGCGAGAGGAGCCggggatggagatggaggagaggagagggaatgGAGAGTGAGGGGTTGAGAGTTAGATTTagaggggaagaaaaggaataaataagaagaagggGGTGTAAAGTCTCAGTTGAGACATATGTCAGTCAGAGCTTGTTGTTGTGATCTTGCGGCTCAGATCAGCCAGTTCTCTGTATGACTGAGCTCCTTAGGAATGATACAGCTACACATGTCACCACAAGACCCTGAACTGTCTCAGCATTGTTGGGACCATAGCTCCACTGGGGGATTTGCACACTCATCCCTATTCttctaaattaaactttataaaaatgcaagtaaaataaataaatacaatgataAACTGTACAGTACTTCCCCAATGAATAGATGGATCAAGTCAAGaaaggataaataaagaaatagtaCAGAATAATAATCTTAGAATCAGTTATTTGaattttcatttcagagcaTACTAATCAGATTCATTGAATTTTAGGGGAcattgaatttttattttcGCGATTGGTTTTAAAACAGAGCTTGCATTTGACCTCATAATGTGGATATAACCCAGACTAGTGTCGTCCTCATCCTCCGTTATAGCCATCAGTATTCTAACCTTTGCCTAATTCTGTGTAAGTTGTTATATGGCATCCTGGCTGCAAGGTAGAGACCGCATTTGACAAtccagaggagggaggagggggggctatagagagaggagaggagggggggtgagcTGCTGTATTGTAGTGCCTCAGGGCAATGCTCCCAGTCAATATATATCTCCACACTTGCTCCTGCACTCCCATTTGAGCGGGACGCGCTGCCCTGCCACTGCAGAGGAGTGACAGACAGCCACGCTGGGACGCGCTCAAGGTATGGACGAATACATTTCCTCTTTACTTTCAAGTGGCTGCTGGCGCACGAAGCAGGTTGGTCGCTGAGGATTTTGTGATATCTCAGGAAGAGGTTAAGTGAAGGCAGGTTTCCGTGGTGCTGTTTCATTTTagctgcttgtgttttgttaaaagagaaaaaagatgtAAATGTGAGCATTCATTTTCCATGTTTGTACAGCTGGTTTAGTGctataaaattttaatttgacattttgtaAAAGGGTGGTGGTCTAAAaaggtgtttttcatgttttacttaGTGTCAGTTTGTGTAAATGTACCAGCTACAGCATCGTCTACTGTTGTGCTGACAAATTTAAATGCtagaaaaacaacttttcatAGCTACTGTAATTACAGGccttttattcaaatattaattcactgtatttaaaaaaaaaatactcttatTATCATACTGATAAATGAACATGAAGTCATGattctttgttcttcttttccagaACTTTTCTCAGAGGGAGACAAACAGCACATCACCATCAACATTTTAGgtaaagactttatttatttaatttatttgtaacgCAAGAAGAACAAGTCATTGCGTGCGTTTCATTGTGCAGATAGCCCGTCCTGTAGGCGGCGAGCAGTGCGGTCGCTGTAACTTGTCAGAGCTTTTAGTGTGGTCAGCCTCCTTAATTGCAACAATAGATGTTCAAGCGGTTAGACTTGTTTGATCATCATCCCTAAAAGCTTAAAACACGACCGCAGGGTTTGGATATGGGGAGCGTGAGGGgggatgtgaatgtgtgtgtgggtgggtggggggggcaaaGTGCACAACcagtggagagaggagcagatAGCTGTGGCcagaagagagggaaaaaagtgctgcaaaaatgatttttattgaTTTGCTCGTAGCAGCAGCTGTTAGGCTCCATTATGAGCTCAAAGCTCAGGTCAGAGCCCCGGGGCTGACAAGTGAGCCAATCAAACGGTCGGCCACTAACAGGGCCAGTTCTGACGGTCCAGTCGGGAGGGCGGTTGGCGACCGCCTGCCATCCTGCGTTACACTCAGTGTGTCTTTCATCCTCAGCCTCCACGGGTTTATAGATGAGCTTGTCTTTTGACTCTCAATACATCACCGCCCGTGTTTGCTTCTCTGGCCTGCAATTTAGAACACTGACTCCCTCTGTgaaggacaaaaaataaaaaataaaaaaataaaaatatgagttggggaagtttatttttatcttaccTCTGCTTGGACCCTAAACTTCCATCAGGCTTTCATCTCCGAATGACCTGAGGAAATTGGCAAAACAAAAGCCTGAAAGCAGAGTGTTTTAAGATGAGGAGCGCACTCCTCCTCACATCTTCTTTCACTGCAGGCTTCACCCAACGGCTTGGCTCACAGTAGAAAAAGATCAGAAAGTTTCAGTAatttatcaggttttaaaaaatatatatatatatttgaatttattttaggcGTATGGATCCCGGGATATTAATTAAAGCGGTGTCGAAAACAACTTTGAGAAGCAGAAGTGTGAAGAGCTTTAAGTAAATCCAAAGGACAAACTCTTTACTAAGTGCATGTACTCAAGTCATGTATTATCCAgataaaagaaactaaactgaatttAGGTTTTTGGGGTAAAATTTATAAATGTATGGAATAGACGGTCTCAGGAACAAAAAGGCAGGTATAAAGATTTTCAGCCTTTTACGAAGACATAATTACTAATAAATCATTCTTTTGTAAACCCTTAATGACTCCTGTTTGAACAAAGTGTTATCAAGTTGGACCAGAGGTAGTAAGATGAGACGGTACAGTAGAACAGTTGAACTTATGCGCCATGTCCTGACCCAGATCCCAGTCCTGGCACTAATGACGCCCTATAGGCATGACGCCAGGCTCTCATTAGGAATCAGGCCTCAAACCCCCATCTACTCCAGCTTCCCTACCCGTCGCATGCAATCCTCAGCGCTGGCGAGCTGCGCCTGTAGCCGGCCTTCGAGGGTCCGTCCCCTAAACTCGAGCAAGCCTGTGAGTGTTGCGAGACCCCTGCGCAGGTGCAGGATCCCCTGTGACGACCCTTTTTGCCCCCCGGCCGTGGACCCAGCTAGCGGCCGGTACTGCACTGGAACTAATGAGTAGTGGCAGGTACAGTGAGAACAGAGCAGCGTGGGCCTCCCTGCAGTTAGGTTAGTGGCAAACCTCAGCTTAGGCAGACAACAAATGTGCTCTCTTAATACATATATGTGCATAATGATATGTAGGACCCTTCATTGCACACACCACTTTACCTCACTGCCGAAGCATGTGATAAACATTGGCAAATGATAAAAATCAGAAGTTGGTTCATGTTTAGGCTCATTCATAAATCATTGTCGTCTTTATTTCACAGGTACGACTCGACTGCACTTTTATCAAGAAGATGCTTTTTGTCGTCCATATCTACCAACAACATTGAGGAAAAACTTGCATCAAATGAAAATATCTAAAGCTCTAGCGATTAGCGAATAATCAGAGTTTAAATTGCGCAGTCCCGTTTCAAGAATCAAGACTCGACCATGTCCAAGGACGACGCTTGCAAGGTGACGTCCGCCAGCAAACACAAGGAGCGAAAGCCTAAGAAGCCTCACTATATCCCACGGCCATGGGGCAAGCCCTACAACTACAAATGCTTCCAGTGCCCCTTCACCTGCATGGAGAAGTCCCACCTGTACAACCACATGAAGTACAGCCTCTGTAAAAACTCCCTGTCGCTGCTCATAGAATCAGACTGGCCGTATAAAAAGGGCAACATCCTGCACCCGGAGCAACTGCGGCCCTTCCAGCAGGCGCACGGCCTGCATGCTGCTGGCAAGGATGAGCTAGAACAGGCGATGCGCACTGAGGAGAGGCAGGTTCAGCGGAGGTctgcggaggaggagggtgaggggggagAGACCCAGGGACcagaagatgaggaagatggaggagagggagcagaGATCGCTGGGCTGACCAAAGAAAGCTccagtaacagcagcagaggagacgcTACAGACTGCGCTACTAAGAAAACCAAACAGCCGGAGTCAGAGCTTCTGATGGCTGACATGCTCTCCCTTGAAGATCAGCTTTTACGAGCACGCTCAGTCGAGGTCGAGGCCCAGCTGAGGCACTATAAACTATCAAAGACATGTCTAACGGCTCCTGGGATTCTGTCGGAGCAGTGGAGGCTGCTGGCATCCAGCCACACTAAGACAAAGGCGGACGGTGCTCAGCCCAGAGTGAGCAGCTCAATCCCTTGTTACCCTCCTCCATCAAACCTGGTGGACTACCAGGACCCCACTGGGCTCAACCTGTCCGTGCTCGGGGTAGGCTACCCCATCAGCCCCAGCCTTTTCTCCTACATGAACTCAGCCATTCCCTCAGCGGCCTCCAGTGTCACAGCCCAGACTCACACCCAGCTCGCCCAGCTTCCCTTCCTGGCATCAGCCGCTCAGCTGATGCACCCGGCCTCCAGTGCACATACAGACAGAGCTCTCATCCCCCCTCGTCTCTACTACCCCTTCCTGTGCGAGCACGCATTCGGACCGGCCTCCAGCCAGAGCGATGCAAGCAAATCTCTCAAGCCGTCCACGAACAGCCTAGAGGCGAGCTCTTTGTCCGGCTACCAGCCTAAAGTCAGTCTGTGGAAGGTGCCTGCTTTGCGGCCGGGAAGCGCTGCCTCCCCTGCTGGCTGGGTGTCACCTCAGAGAGACTCTCCGGACCAGGGCTACAGGCTGGGCAATAAATTGCAGGCTGCAGCCAAGGAGGGCAAACCTAGCTGGGGTCTCAAGAGGACAGGATCTGCTCTGAGAAACCACGAAGCGCCTGTTGAGAAGAAGCCTGCCATGGGCTTCACTTTGGACCTTCTGAAGAATATCCAAACTGCATCAACTTTTAATGCGGCCGCAGACAAACATCTCATCCAGAAAAGGTAAAAACGACTTAAAACAATTATTGTGAGTAACAAGCAGATAACAGTAGGATAGGGCAcagctgtttcattttgttgtgacGCTAGAGGTTTCCAGTTTGAAAAGCTATAACCTCCTTTCCATTCTTAGCCTACAGGATGCTCAGCCTCAGACGCGGCCTGCTGAACTTTGGTACCACGATCGCCTCGCCACTCCCAACAGTGAAACATCCTCTCCTGCAAATTGCGGAGGAGGCTCCAAAAGCCAAGACTGGGCAGCTGCCAGCACAACCGGCGAGGGAACCTCGGAGTCCGTGGCTGCCCTCCTCAGTGACCTCTCAAAGGCACTGCAGGAGTACCAGGAGGCTGAACGCAAGATCTCCCACCTAGAAAACGAGGACCTCCCCGCCCAGCGACACCTCTGGGAGCACCTGAACAAAATCCGCAGCGAGCTCTCCCACATTCACCAGGCGCTGGAGCGTACGGCCCGGCAGAGCGACGGGCCTCTCGACCTGTCGGTTAAGAGGGACTCCACGGACTCGGCCGGAGACCAGAGCGCGAGAGAGGACGGCAGCCTTAAAGGCAACACAacggagacagaggaggaggacgaggagccgGGAGACAggcgggaggaagaggaggaggaggagagcgagagG
This window of the Mugil cephalus isolate CIBA_MC_2020 chromosome 16, CIBA_Mcephalus_1.1, whole genome shotgun sequence genome carries:
- the prr35 gene encoding proline-rich protein 35, which produces MSKDDACKVTSASKHKERKPKKPHYIPRPWGKPYNYKCFQCPFTCMEKSHLYNHMKYSLCKNSLSLLIESDWPYKKGNILHPEQLRPFQQAHGLHAAGKDELEQAMRTEERQVQRRSAEEEGEGGETQGPEDEEDGGEGAEIAGLTKESSSNSSRGDATDCATKKTKQPESELLMADMLSLEDQLLRARSVEVEAQLRHYKLSKTCLTAPGILSEQWRLLASSHTKTKADGAQPRVSSSIPCYPPPSNLVDYQDPTGLNLSVLGVGYPISPSLFSYMNSAIPSAASSVTAQTHTQLAQLPFLASAAQLMHPASSAHTDRALIPPRLYYPFLCEHAFGPASSQSDASKSLKPSTNSLEASSLSGYQPKVSLWKVPALRPGSAASPAGWVSPQRDSPDQGYRLGNKLQAAAKEGKPSWGLKRTGSALRNHEAPVEKKPAMGFTLDLLKNIQTASTFNAAADKHLIQKSLQDAQPQTRPAELWYHDRLATPNSETSSPANCGGGSKSQDWAAASTTGEGTSESVAALLSDLSKALQEYQEAERKISHLENEDLPAQRHLWEHLNKIRSELSHIHQALERTARQSDGPLDLSVKRDSTDSAGDQSAREDGSLKGNTTETEEEDEEPGDRREEEEEEESERKALRASLESRKQSLDMLIKMSQASVVNSDVLSPIGLGLRPSPAEALWPSRTTKCEADSSVLLCPDGRSVVFADIPSSAKPPKRPPSIQRLEAQCPPSPLTATD